A genomic window from Martelella lutilitoris includes:
- a CDS encoding Smr/MutS family protein codes for MSRRKLSAEERDLWMKVARTARPLPGKKLEKPSSGPESFSDLMNGIAAEGKKTDTGKTSVSPLALPKKPAGEKPRRHHQLERPVKRKLASGRLAIDARIDLHGLFQDEAHALLLAFLHRAHDRGHRHILVITGKGGSIGSDGALKRAVPIWFSLPDFRPLISSYETAARQHGGEGALYVRLARRKGRDHDTVRRGGS; via the coding sequence ATGAGCCGCCGGAAGCTCTCCGCAGAAGAACGGGACTTGTGGATGAAGGTCGCGCGCACGGCCCGCCCGCTTCCCGGCAAGAAGCTGGAAAAGCCCTCTTCCGGCCCGGAAAGTTTTTCCGACCTGATGAATGGCATTGCCGCCGAGGGCAAAAAGACCGACACGGGAAAGACCAGCGTCTCGCCGCTGGCGCTGCCGAAAAAGCCGGCCGGGGAGAAGCCCCGCAGGCACCATCAGCTGGAGCGGCCGGTCAAGCGCAAGTTGGCGAGCGGGCGACTTGCAATCGATGCCAGGATCGACCTTCACGGCCTGTTCCAGGACGAGGCGCATGCGCTGCTTCTCGCATTCCTGCACCGCGCCCATGACAGGGGGCACCGCCATATCCTGGTGATCACCGGCAAGGGCGGGTCGATCGGCAGCGACGGCGCGCTGAAGCGGGCGGTGCCGATCTGGTTCTCGCTGCCGGATTTCCGGCCGCTGATCTCGTCCTACGAGACGGCGGCCCGTCAGCATGGCGGCGAGGGCGCGCTTTACGTGCGCCTTGCCCGAAGGAAGGGACGTGACCATGACACCGTTCGGCGAGGCGGTTCGTAA
- a CDS encoding helix-turn-helix domain-containing protein yields MTPFGEAVRKLRAERGVSQKEMAEAIGVSAAYLSALEHGRRGKPSFDFLQRVAGYFHIIWDDAEALFAIADQSDPRVVIDTAGLSAAHTAFANRLSRIIGQLDEEAIGELDGLLDRRLGR; encoded by the coding sequence ATGACACCGTTCGGCGAGGCGGTTCGTAAGCTGAGGGCAGAGCGCGGCGTTTCGCAGAAAGAGATGGCGGAAGCCATTGGCGTTTCGGCGGCCTATCTCTCCGCGCTTGAGCATGGCCGGCGCGGCAAGCCAAGTTTCGACTTTCTCCAGCGCGTGGCCGGCTATTTTCATATTATCTGGGACGATGCCGAGGCGTTGTTCGCCATCGCCGACCAGTCCGATCCGCGCGTCGTGATCGACACGGCAGGCCTCTCGGCCGCCCACACCGCGTTTGCCAACCGTCTGTCGCGCATCATCGGACAGCTCGACGAAGAAGCGATCGGCGAACTCGACGGCCTGCTCGACCGGAGACTTGGCCGCTGA